A single region of the Thermotoga profunda AZM34c06 genome encodes:
- a CDS encoding NifB/NifX family molybdenum-iron cluster-binding protein has product MNKKIVIPTVDGSIISSHFGRAPYFAVVELDEHGNVITIERMQNTSDHFGGSGKPKDFLLALNPTVLIVQEIGPGALQAFEQAGVSVFRTYADNVEGAIRDYKNNELQKLDRGCTHSSHGGHHE; this is encoded by the coding sequence ATGAACAAAAAAATAGTTATACCTACCGTCGATGGCTCGATTATTTCATCACATTTTGGTAGAGCACCGTATTTTGCTGTTGTTGAGTTGGACGAACATGGGAATGTTATAACCATTGAAAGAATGCAAAACACAAGCGATCACTTTGGTGGCAGTGGAAAACCCAAAGATTTCTTGCTTGCTTTGAACCCAACTGTACTCATAGTTCAAGAGATTGGTCCGGGTGCTTTACAAGCTTTTGAGCAAGCGGGGGTATCGGTTTTCAGAACATACGCTGACAATGTAGAAGGAGCCATTCGAGATTACAAAAACAACGAACTTCAGAAACTCGACCGTGGTTGTACCCACTCATCACATGGAGGGCATCACGAATGA
- a CDS encoding argininosuccinate synthase, whose amino-acid sequence MGEKLVLAYSGGLDTSVILKWLCEKGFEVIAYVANVGQQDDFDQIKKKALLTGAKKVYIEDLRKEFVTDFIFMALMGNAIYEGRYLLGTSLARPLIAKRQVEIANIENAQYVAHGATGKGNDQVRFELTYAALAPHLKIISPWKDPEFLTQFKGRTDLINYAKQKGIPIKASIEKPYSEDENLMHISHEAGMLEDPSKRTDESVFNRTVSPKDAPDRETLLEIHFKNGLPVKVVNLEDGTQKQDPLELFEYLNKIGAQNGVGRVDMVENRFIGIKSRGVYETPGATILWIAHRDLEGIAMDKEVMHLRDMLIPKFSELIYNGFWFSPEMDFLLAAFKKSQEAIDGVVTVSIYKGNVMPISRYSPTSLYDQNLSSMDVEGGFDSTDSKGFINIHSIRLKAHNLVLKEKDPFAWRKEIKNV is encoded by the coding sequence ATGGGAGAAAAATTGGTACTTGCTTACAGTGGTGGTTTGGATACTTCAGTGATACTCAAATGGCTTTGTGAAAAAGGTTTTGAAGTAATTGCTTATGTGGCGAATGTCGGACAACAAGATGACTTTGACCAGATAAAAAAGAAGGCTTTACTAACAGGTGCGAAAAAGGTTTACATTGAAGATCTCAGAAAAGAATTTGTCACCGATTTTATCTTCATGGCGCTCATGGGAAATGCAATTTACGAAGGAAGGTATTTACTTGGTACATCGCTTGCAAGACCTTTAATAGCCAAAAGGCAAGTTGAGATAGCCAATATAGAAAACGCTCAATACGTTGCCCACGGTGCCACGGGAAAGGGTAACGACCAAGTGAGATTTGAACTGACTTATGCTGCACTTGCTCCACATCTGAAAATCATCTCTCCTTGGAAAGACCCAGAATTTCTTACGCAGTTCAAAGGAAGGACAGATTTGATAAATTACGCAAAACAAAAGGGTATACCAATTAAAGCGAGTATTGAAAAACCTTATAGTGAAGATGAAAATCTCATGCACATATCTCATGAAGCGGGAATGCTTGAGGATCCTTCAAAAAGAACTGATGAATCTGTTTTCAACAGAACGGTTTCACCAAAAGATGCACCAGATCGCGAGACGCTTTTAGAGATTCATTTCAAAAATGGATTACCGGTAAAGGTAGTCAATCTTGAAGATGGTACACAAAAACAAGATCCACTTGAACTCTTTGAGTATTTGAACAAAATAGGCGCACAAAACGGTGTTGGAAGAGTGGATATGGTTGAAAACAGATTCATTGGCATAAAATCACGTGGAGTTTATGAGACACCGGGTGCGACAATTCTTTGGATTGCTCATAGAGATCTCGAAGGCATAGCAATGGATAAAGAAGTTATGCATTTGAGAGATATGTTGATCCCAAAATTTTCTGAGTTGATATACAACGGTTTTTGGTTTTCTCCAGAGATGGACTTTTTACTCGCTGCGTTCAAAAAATCTCAAGAAGCAATCGATGGGGTTGTGACCGTTTCTATCTACAAAGGTAATGTGATGCCGATAAGTAGATACTCACCTACATCGCTTTACGATCAGAATCTCTCCAGCATGGATGTCGAAGGTGGATTTGATTCGACAGATTCGAAAGGCTTCATAAATATTCATTCGATTAGACTGAAGGCTCACAATCTTGTGCTCAAAGAAAAAGATCCCTTTGCATGGAGAAAGGAGATAAAAAATGTCTGA
- a CDS encoding flagellin has product MRINDVTGMWAARYLEFLQNQQRIFSQQISQAQIPFSTNISASVISEKLRAQLKGYERSMYDVYNAIGMMNVAEGGLNSITANLQRMRELAVQASNSTLNESDRSALQREFEQLQQQINKTSQQTQYNNISVLAGEVKNFQVQTGPNEGQNMSITIGTINTQTLGVERLNLNTVQDAQNTIKQIDKALEQVSNTRNYIGATTNRLTSAARELSNTMVNVTSSVSTLTDTDMARTMMEFIKSQLLTQSTTSMLSHSNLSRLAVLRILGA; this is encoded by the coding sequence ATGAGAATAAATGACGTGACAGGTATGTGGGCAGCGAGGTATTTAGAATTTCTCCAAAATCAACAGAGAATCTTTTCTCAGCAAATATCACAAGCTCAGATACCTTTCAGCACAAATATATCTGCATCTGTGATCTCTGAAAAACTCCGTGCACAATTGAAGGGTTATGAAAGATCGATGTACGATGTATATAACGCTATAGGCATGATGAATGTCGCAGAAGGTGGACTGAATTCAATAACTGCGAATCTTCAGAGAATGAGAGAGTTAGCGGTTCAGGCATCAAATTCTACACTGAACGAATCCGATCGAAGTGCCTTACAAAGAGAATTCGAACAACTCCAACAACAGATAAATAAAACATCTCAACAAACACAATACAACAACATCTCCGTATTAGCAGGAGAAGTAAAAAACTTTCAAGTACAGACCGGTCCGAACGAAGGACAGAATATGTCCATCACAATAGGTACAATCAATACCCAAACTCTTGGCGTAGAAAGATTGAATCTGAACACTGTACAAGATGCGCAGAATACCATAAAGCAAATCGATAAAGCACTTGAACAGGTCAGTAACACCAGAAACTACATAGGTGCAACAACTAACAGACTTACTTCTGCAGCAAGAGAACTTTCAAACACCATGGTTAACGTCACCTCGAGTGTGAGCACCTTGACAGATACAGATATGGCAAGAACTATGATGGAGTTCATAAAATCACAGTTACTGACACAATCTACAACGAGTATGCTGAGCCATTCTAACTTATCCCGTTTAGCAGTGCTCAGAATACTCGGTGCCTGA
- the carA gene encoding glutamine-hydrolyzing carbamoyl-phosphate synthase small subunit — protein MNKALLVLEDGSYFYGNSFASDGETFGELVFNTAMTGYQEVLTDPSYNGQIVVMSYPEIGIYGINDEDFESNGIKVAGFVVYRSVKDPSNYRSTKSFVDYLKENNIVAIEGVDTRMLIKKIRDRGVVKGAISTKDLSVDSLFKRLKQQNDLDSIDLVKGVSVDTVKNSQNNSEWRVALVDCGSKEGIIRELKKLNADVITVPYTIDFEDLKKLNVDGVFISNGPGNPAILKKTILLVRNVLENRIPLAGICLGHQLIALAIGGKTYKMKFGHRGINHPVKDLETQKILITTHNHGFAVDPESIGIYGMTNKEQNPDFVFNNIDKFKDLIGMTSEGFRVKITHISLNDGTIEGIKLLDYPVLCVQYHPEASPGPHDAKEFFRDFLKTVFSR, from the coding sequence ATGAATAAAGCCCTATTGGTTCTTGAGGATGGGAGTTATTTCTATGGGAATAGTTTTGCAAGCGACGGAGAAACCTTTGGAGAACTCGTCTTTAATACCGCGATGACGGGATATCAGGAGGTATTGACAGATCCATCTTATAATGGCCAGATCGTCGTGATGTCTTATCCTGAAATTGGAATCTATGGGATAAACGATGAAGATTTTGAATCAAATGGAATCAAGGTTGCGGGATTTGTTGTCTATCGAAGCGTTAAAGATCCATCAAACTACAGATCGACTAAATCCTTTGTTGATTACTTAAAAGAAAACAATATAGTCGCTATCGAAGGTGTTGATACAAGAATGCTCATAAAAAAAATCAGAGATAGGGGAGTTGTAAAAGGAGCGATATCCACAAAAGATTTGAGTGTAGATTCATTATTCAAGAGATTAAAACAACAAAATGATCTGGACAGTATAGACCTTGTCAAAGGAGTTTCAGTCGATACAGTTAAAAATTCTCAAAATAACTCCGAATGGCGTGTAGCGCTGGTAGATTGTGGTTCCAAGGAGGGGATAATAAGAGAATTAAAAAAATTAAATGCCGATGTAATCACAGTACCATATACTATAGACTTTGAAGATCTTAAGAAACTCAACGTTGATGGTGTTTTTATCTCGAATGGTCCTGGAAATCCAGCGATCCTTAAGAAAACGATTCTTCTGGTGAGAAATGTTCTTGAAAACAGGATACCACTTGCTGGGATATGTCTTGGGCATCAGTTAATAGCACTTGCAATTGGTGGAAAAACCTACAAAATGAAGTTTGGCCACAGAGGAATCAATCATCCTGTGAAAGATCTTGAGACACAAAAGATTTTGATCACCACTCATAACCATGGCTTTGCTGTCGATCCAGAGAGTATTGGAATATATGGAATGACCAACAAAGAACAAAACCCTGATTTTGTTTTCAATAACATAGACAAATTCAAGGATCTTATCGGTATGACTTCAGAAGGTTTTAGAGTGAAAATCACTCACATTTCATTGAATGATGGTACGATCGAGGGCATAAAATTATTAGACTATCCAGTATTATGCGTGCAGTATCATCCAGAAGCATCTCCAGGTCCTCATGATGCAAAAGAATTTTTCAGAGATTTTCTGAAGACAGTTTTTTCGAGGTGA
- the argB gene encoding acetylglutamate kinase: MKKEKMQVLFDILPYLKEFHGKIFVVKVGGNVVENEDSRKSFAQSIAILKYMGIKPVVVHGGGPEITQMMNQLGMKVAFSNGYRVTDDKTMHVVEMVLGKINKDIVMSINMQGTMAVGISGKDANLLFTRKDLSNGDIGYVGKIERVNAELIQTFLEKNYTPVIAPIGFGEDGKSYNINADIAASEIAKSLCAEKLILLTDVDGVFKDGKLISYLTKKDAQNLIDSKVVEGGMIPKIQCAINAIEAGIKSVHIINGNCQFSLLSEIFTLEGVGTMIKND, encoded by the coding sequence ATGAAAAAAGAAAAAATGCAGGTTCTTTTTGATATTCTGCCTTATTTGAAAGAATTCCATGGAAAGATCTTCGTGGTAAAAGTCGGTGGTAATGTGGTTGAAAATGAAGATTCAAGAAAATCCTTTGCTCAGAGCATTGCCATTTTGAAATATATGGGAATAAAGCCTGTTGTGGTGCATGGCGGAGGACCGGAGATAACTCAGATGATGAATCAACTTGGAATGAAGGTTGCTTTCAGTAACGGCTATAGGGTCACAGACGATAAAACTATGCATGTGGTAGAAATGGTGCTTGGAAAGATAAACAAAGATATAGTGATGAGTATAAACATGCAAGGGACAATGGCAGTTGGTATATCTGGCAAAGATGCAAATTTGCTATTTACTCGGAAAGATTTGAGCAATGGTGACATAGGTTATGTTGGAAAAATAGAAAGAGTCAACGCAGAACTTATACAAACTTTTCTTGAAAAGAATTACACACCGGTGATAGCACCAATAGGCTTTGGTGAAGACGGAAAATCGTACAACATCAATGCCGATATCGCGGCTTCCGAGATCGCAAAAAGTCTTTGTGCGGAGAAACTCATACTTCTCACAGACGTAGATGGTGTTTTCAAAGATGGTAAATTAATCAGCTATCTCACAAAAAAAGATGCGCAGAATTTGATAGACAGCAAAGTTGTAGAGGGTGGCATGATACCAAAGATTCAATGCGCAATCAATGCCATAGAAGCTGGGATTAAAAGTGTCCACATAATAAATGGAAATTGCCAATTTTCGTTATTATCAGAGATTTTTACGTTGGAAGGCGTCGGAACGATGATCAAAAACGATTAA
- the argC gene encoding N-acetyl-gamma-glutamyl-phosphate reductase: MRRVRVGIIGATGYTGLELVRILKGHPYVDITYLASKNFAGKSMDQVYPFTMEKILLEEINTDKIKSNCDVLFTVLPSGASYELTKEVGAVKVIDLGADLRFDDPSIYEKWYSKKLIGYEKNNRAYGLVELYRNEIKRVSFVGNPGCYPTCVLLSLAPILKEGFLCESEIFVDAKSGVSGAGRREEAEYSFCEIDESLKAYNPVTHRHVPEMEEQMKRLSNKDIAVTFVPHLVPMIRGILSTVYVKSNLSTEEAYALYCEFYKEEKFIHVLKPGIYPSTKWSYGSNHFFVSFAKDERTNTLILIGVLDNLVKGASGQAVQNMNLLFSLPEDSGLEFNPIYP, from the coding sequence ATGAGAAGAGTAAGAGTTGGGATAATTGGAGCGACTGGCTATACTGGATTAGAGCTTGTCAGGATCCTGAAGGGTCACCCATACGTCGATATAACCTACCTTGCTTCGAAGAATTTTGCTGGAAAATCGATGGATCAAGTTTATCCATTCACGATGGAAAAAATTTTGCTTGAAGAAATCAACACTGATAAGATCAAGAGCAACTGTGATGTTCTTTTCACTGTATTGCCTTCAGGTGCGAGCTATGAACTCACCAAGGAAGTTGGTGCGGTTAAAGTTATCGATCTTGGTGCAGATTTGAGATTTGACGATCCGTCCATTTACGAAAAGTGGTATTCGAAGAAGCTCATAGGTTACGAAAAAAATAATAGAGCATATGGATTAGTTGAACTGTACAGGAATGAAATCAAACGAGTTAGTTTTGTAGGAAATCCTGGGTGCTATCCAACATGTGTCTTACTATCCTTGGCTCCTATTTTAAAAGAAGGCTTTCTGTGTGAAAGTGAAATCTTTGTAGATGCCAAATCGGGTGTTTCAGGGGCTGGCAGAAGGGAAGAAGCTGAATACTCTTTTTGTGAAATCGATGAATCTTTAAAAGCCTATAACCCAGTTACTCACAGACATGTACCTGAGATGGAAGAACAGATGAAAAGACTGTCTAATAAAGATATCGCCGTAACCTTTGTGCCTCACTTAGTTCCGATGATCAGGGGTATTTTGAGTACTGTTTATGTCAAATCAAATTTGAGTACAGAGGAAGCATATGCACTCTACTGTGAATTTTACAAAGAAGAGAAATTCATTCACGTACTCAAGCCAGGTATATATCCATCAACCAAGTGGAGTTATGGTTCAAACCATTTCTTTGTTTCTTTTGCAAAAGATGAACGTACAAATACTTTGATCCTGATAGGTGTTCTGGACAATCTTGTTAAAGGTGCATCTGGTCAAGCGGTACAAAATATGAATCTTCTTTTTTCTTTGCCAGAAGATAGTGGGCTTGAATTTAATCCAATCTATCCATGA
- a CDS encoding PadR family transcriptional regulator codes for MKGRFRRCMHGFIGTDLLIPAILAILKKEPTHGYSLLEKFSEIGLNLSFFHPSILYRTLRAMEIQGLVSSNWDVQTNGPARRVYSITKIGEDFLKNWCSTVTENIQLIQKIIDIARGGE; via the coding sequence ATGAAGGGAAGATTCAGAAGGTGTATGCATGGTTTTATTGGTACGGATCTTTTGATACCTGCGATATTGGCTATTTTAAAGAAAGAACCAACTCATGGCTATTCATTGCTCGAAAAATTTTCCGAAATTGGTTTGAATCTCTCTTTTTTTCATCCCAGTATTCTATATAGAACGCTGAGGGCTATGGAAATACAAGGTTTGGTGAGTTCAAATTGGGATGTACAAACAAATGGACCGGCAAGAAGAGTTTACTCGATCACAAAAATTGGTGAAGATTTCTTGAAAAACTGGTGTTCAACTGTGACAGAGAATATCCAATTAATACAAAAGATTATCGATATAGCCAGAGGAGGTGAGTAA
- the argJ gene encoding bifunctional glutamate N-acetyltransferase/amino-acid acetyltransferase ArgJ — protein sequence MVLNVPRGFKFVGINCGIKKCKKDLAIAYSEKECTAYGMFTTNVVKAAPVIYDKELLARNPKGIRAIVVNSGNANACTGEGGMKNTLKMAKKVAEKLGFTQDSVLVSSTGVIGVQLPIEKIESGIERAVNLLTDDPIQFAEAIMTTDTAIKLSYREIEIGGKNVRILGIAKGSGMIHPNLATMLSFIFTDAKISYNALKMSLRNSVDKSYNMIDVDRDTSTNDSVIILANGLAENKEIVENTKEYEDFCKTLDEVNIELAKKIVEDGEGATKLIQVEVINAPSEEIARKIARSIISSNLVKTAIYGEDANWGRIIAAAGYSGAVFDVSMVDLRLSNEQEDLMVFEKGQGVLFDENVAKRILCSTKVFLVFDMNCGNAQAVAWGCDLTEKYVQINGRYRT from the coding sequence ATGGTTTTAAATGTTCCAAGAGGCTTCAAGTTTGTGGGGATAAACTGTGGAATAAAAAAGTGTAAAAAAGATCTTGCCATAGCTTATTCAGAAAAAGAATGCACAGCCTATGGCATGTTCACAACTAATGTAGTCAAAGCCGCACCAGTGATATACGACAAAGAATTGCTCGCCAGAAATCCTAAAGGCATAAGAGCGATTGTGGTAAACAGTGGAAATGCCAATGCTTGTACAGGCGAAGGTGGGATGAAAAACACACTAAAGATGGCAAAAAAGGTGGCAGAAAAACTCGGATTTACCCAAGACAGTGTTCTTGTTTCATCTACAGGTGTGATCGGTGTACAGCTTCCTATTGAAAAAATAGAGAGTGGTATAGAAAGAGCCGTTAATTTACTAACAGATGATCCAATACAGTTTGCAGAGGCAATAATGACGACGGATACGGCGATCAAGTTGAGTTACAGAGAGATAGAAATAGGTGGTAAAAACGTCAGAATTCTTGGGATTGCCAAAGGATCTGGAATGATCCATCCAAATCTTGCTACGATGCTCTCGTTTATCTTCACCGATGCAAAGATTTCATACAATGCTTTGAAGATGTCGTTGAGAAATTCTGTAGACAAAAGTTACAACATGATCGATGTGGATAGAGATACCAGTACCAACGACAGTGTAATAATACTTGCCAATGGGCTTGCGGAAAACAAGGAGATCGTTGAAAACACGAAAGAGTATGAAGATTTTTGTAAGACACTCGATGAAGTCAACATCGAACTCGCTAAAAAAATCGTTGAGGATGGTGAAGGTGCGACAAAACTCATTCAAGTCGAGGTAATTAACGCGCCGAGTGAAGAGATAGCAAGAAAGATTGCAAGGAGTATTATTTCATCGAATCTCGTAAAGACGGCTATCTATGGCGAAGACGCAAATTGGGGAAGGATCATAGCAGCAGCGGGATATTCCGGAGCAGTCTTCGATGTTTCAATGGTAGATTTACGTCTATCGAATGAACAGGAAGATTTGATGGTTTTTGAGAAAGGTCAGGGTGTTCTATTCGATGAAAACGTTGCAAAGCGAATCTTGTGTTCCACCAAAGTTTTCTTGGTGTTTGATATGAATTGCGGAAATGCCCAGGCAGTTGCCTGGGGGTGTGATTTGACTGAAAAATATGTACAGATCAATGGGAGGTATCGAACATGA
- the argH gene encoding argininosuccinate lyase translates to MSEKLWQKGYELDRFVEKFTVGKDYIVDVKLINYDIVASIVHAKMLSKMGYITHEEFKQIESVLKELADLVKKGSFQIKQEDEDCHTAIENFLIQKLGDTGKKIHTARSRNDQILTALRLFYKDQLKEIQELTEKLIKATENFSKKYGKVSFAGFTHTRKAMPTDFHTWSMALHDALKDDLSILKMTYRLIDQSPLGTGAGYGIPILVDREFIARELGFKKIQQNPIYTQLSRGKFEYLILHSLSQISYDLNRFASEIVFFSLPEIGYIVLPKELCTGSSIMPQKLNPDPLELVRAYHNRIVSKMIECVTIPSNLITGYHRDLQLLKETMIEGFQIVKDIIVVMQIVFEKLQVDENRCSKSLTDDVMATHKVYELVKQGVPFRDAYKKIAQKFGGDEK, encoded by the coding sequence ATGTCTGAGAAGTTATGGCAAAAGGGATATGAGCTGGACAGATTTGTTGAAAAATTCACCGTTGGTAAGGACTATATAGTGGATGTGAAACTGATCAATTACGATATAGTGGCTTCCATCGTTCATGCAAAAATGCTTTCGAAGATGGGATATATCACACATGAAGAATTTAAGCAAATAGAAAGTGTATTAAAAGAACTGGCGGATCTTGTTAAAAAAGGAAGTTTTCAGATAAAACAGGAAGATGAAGATTGTCACACTGCGATCGAGAATTTCTTGATTCAAAAACTTGGCGATACTGGGAAGAAGATCCATACTGCAAGATCAAGAAACGACCAGATTCTGACAGCATTGAGACTCTTTTACAAAGATCAACTGAAAGAGATTCAGGAGTTAACAGAAAAACTCATCAAAGCCACTGAGAATTTTTCAAAAAAATATGGAAAAGTGAGTTTTGCTGGATTTACCCACACGAGAAAAGCGATGCCAACTGATTTTCACACTTGGTCGATGGCGCTACACGATGCACTCAAGGACGATCTGAGTATTCTCAAAATGACCTATAGGTTGATCGATCAATCACCTCTGGGTACAGGTGCAGGATATGGAATACCAATTTTGGTAGACAGAGAATTCATTGCAAGAGAACTTGGGTTCAAAAAAATTCAACAGAACCCTATATACACACAACTCAGCAGGGGAAAATTTGAATATCTCATACTGCATAGCCTTTCACAAATCAGTTATGATCTGAACAGATTTGCGAGTGAGATCGTCTTCTTTTCCCTGCCAGAGATTGGATATATTGTCTTACCAAAAGAACTGTGCACGGGAAGTTCTATAATGCCTCAAAAACTCAATCCCGATCCTTTGGAGCTTGTCAGAGCTTACCACAACAGAATTGTCTCGAAGATGATCGAATGTGTGACGATTCCATCTAACTTGATAACAGGCTATCACAGAGATCTTCAGTTACTCAAAGAAACAATGATAGAAGGCTTCCAGATTGTGAAAGACATCATCGTTGTAATGCAAATAGTCTTTGAAAAACTACAAGTAGACGAAAACAGATGTTCCAAAAGTTTGACTGATGATGTCATGGCAACACACAAAGTCTACGAGCTTGTGAAACAAGGTGTGCCATTCAGAGATGCTTATAAGAAGATCGCACAAAAATTCGGTGGTGATGAAAAATGA
- a CDS encoding acetylornithine transaminase gives MTKDYLMNTYSRFEIVLDHGKGALVWDKDGKSYLDFAAGIAVNVLGHSHPKLVSTIREQAKKLIHCSNLYWTEPQMKLAEILSKNSMGGRVFFVNSGTEANEAAIKLARKYGKKFSPDKYKILSAFDSFHGRTYGSLSATAQPKYQKDFTPLVDGFEYFEYNNIDSLNSKISEQFCAVIIEPIQGESGIIPANKNFLKAIRKICDEYNALLIFDEVQCGMGRTGKLFAYQHYDVEPDILTVAKGLGGGIPIGAVVANEKADVFEPSDHGSTFGGNPLACSAGITVMNELLNEGFLEKVDELGDFLKKELEKMRRSYPQKIKDIRGIGLMIGIELNKIKAKDFANKCVESGLLVAVAGNNTIRLLPPLIIKKKQINEAVQIIGKVLEEFKDE, from the coding sequence ATGACTAAAGATTATTTAATGAACACATACAGTAGATTTGAGATCGTGCTTGATCATGGGAAAGGTGCATTGGTTTGGGATAAAGATGGCAAATCCTATCTTGATTTTGCTGCCGGCATTGCCGTGAACGTTCTTGGACACTCACATCCAAAATTAGTTTCAACCATCAGAGAACAGGCAAAAAAATTGATTCATTGTTCAAATCTCTATTGGACAGAACCTCAGATGAAACTCGCTGAAATCTTGTCTAAGAATTCCATGGGTGGCAGGGTCTTTTTTGTAAATAGTGGTACAGAAGCAAACGAAGCCGCGATAAAATTGGCGAGAAAATATGGGAAAAAATTTTCTCCTGATAAATACAAGATCTTATCTGCATTTGATTCTTTTCATGGAAGAACATATGGTTCTTTGAGCGCAACGGCTCAACCAAAATATCAAAAGGATTTCACACCTCTTGTCGATGGATTTGAATACTTTGAGTACAACAATATCGATTCTCTGAATTCAAAGATCTCTGAACAATTTTGTGCAGTAATTATTGAACCCATTCAAGGTGAGAGTGGAATCATTCCTGCTAATAAGAATTTTCTCAAAGCGATTAGAAAGATTTGTGATGAGTACAATGCATTATTGATCTTTGATGAAGTCCAGTGTGGTATGGGAAGAACTGGAAAATTGTTTGCTTACCAACATTACGATGTAGAGCCAGACATTCTCACGGTGGCAAAAGGTCTTGGTGGTGGCATACCGATTGGTGCGGTTGTCGCAAACGAAAAGGCCGATGTCTTTGAACCATCAGACCACGGTTCAACCTTTGGAGGTAATCCACTCGCCTGTAGTGCTGGAATAACTGTGATGAATGAGCTTTTAAATGAGGGTTTTCTTGAAAAAGTAGATGAACTTGGAGATTTTTTGAAAAAAGAACTTGAGAAGATGAGAAGAAGTTATCCACAGAAGATAAAGGACATAAGAGGTATCGGATTGATGATCGGGATAGAACTGAACAAAATCAAGGCAAAAGATTTTGCAAATAAATGTGTCGAGAGTGGGCTGTTGGTAGCCGTAGCCGGTAATAATACGATCAGGTTATTACCTCCTTTAATAATCAAGAAAAAACAGATCAATGAAGCTGTTCAGATCATTGGAAAAGTTCTGGAGGAGTTTAAAGATGAATAA
- a CDS encoding DUF5320 domain-containing protein, which produces MYGYGFRRCFVGEVPPWPYVGKGRPKCLYLGSFGFCVPTKQDELSYLKERSEMLKEELKWIEERIKTLETQN; this is translated from the coding sequence ATGTATGGTTATGGCTTTAGAAGATGTTTTGTAGGTGAAGTTCCACCATGGCCATATGTAGGTAAAGGAAGACCAAAGTGTCTTTATCTGGGTTCCTTTGGCTTTTGTGTCCCAACAAAACAAGACGAACTCAGTTATCTCAAGGAAAGATCTGAGATGCTCAAAGAAGAATTAAAATGGATCGAGGAAAGAATCAAGACATTGGAGACTCAGAATTGA